The following are from one region of the Platichthys flesus chromosome 2, fPlaFle2.1, whole genome shotgun sequence genome:
- the arl6ip5a gene encoding ADP-ribosylation factor-like 6 interacting protein 5a yields MRGAAVRSENTLRSRLMAKVELTPLRPWDDFLPGSERFAKPDVKDLTKWNNRVVNNLLYYQTNYLALAVVVFLIVGFLNPLGMFTAMAVVTGVFLGSVWTGENRAVINNFKRQNPTAFLIAVMFASYLLISMLGSVMVFMTAITLPLALIFAHSSFRLRNMKNKLENKIEGAGLKRSPMGILLEALGQQEENFQKIQSFLEGKLKD; encoded by the exons atgagaggagctgctgtcagatcagaaaacacactgaggagtAGGCTAATGGCGAAGGTGGAGCTGACGCCGCTCAGGCCGTGGGACGACTTCTTACCCGGCTCCGAGAGATTCGCCAAACCGGATGTGAAGGATTTGACGAAGTGGAACAACAGGGTGGTCAACAACCTGCTCTACTACCAGACCAACTATCTGGCTCTGGCAGTCGTCGTCTTCCTCATTGTCGG GTTCCTGAACCCTCTGGGGATGTTCACAGCGATGGCCGTGGTGACTGGGGTGTTCCTGGGCTCCGTGTGGACCGGGGAGAACCGAGCAGTGATCAACAACTTCAAGAGGCAGAACCCAACAGCGTTTTTGATCGCTGTCATGTTTGCCAGCTACCTCCTCATCTCCATGCTGGGGAGTGTCATGGTGTTCATGACGGCAATCACTTTACCTTTGGCAT TGATATTTGCACACTCTTCATTTCGCCTGCGCAACATGAAGAATAAACTGGAGAACAAGATCGAGGGCGCCGGCCTGAAGAGGTCACCCATGGGTATTTTGCTGGAGGCCCTGGGTCAACAAGAGGAGAACTTTCAGAAGATCCAGAGCTTCCTGGAGGGAAAACTGAAGGATTGA